The following proteins are co-located in the Prinia subflava isolate CZ2003 ecotype Zambia chromosome 16, Cam_Psub_1.2, whole genome shotgun sequence genome:
- the UIMC1 gene encoding BRCA1-A complex subunit RAP80 isoform X5, protein MPRRKKPAEGLESRGQDGEEEEEEKRNPGNAKKKRSFVDAFIVISDSDGEQESNEESGLQKKRTKQVDQTKFAAKRKIAQMTEEEQFALALKMSEQEARQVNCQEEEEEELLRKAIAESLSSCQPSDSSTATPQLSVEALDSQGQSQPAEKEGSEILGGLAFCPDTPPSDCSSHSQSSRADGNGQMDVARSPLVVLRRLSQEIVESSLVSSIIVSPGKGQPVTRSSEKSSSPAQSDSSNMLPSTLGEDFMSLSPTFGKVAPGGSWRLTPRRLFSSPSSSSEAASNKPKEQLLPCTGHSVGEADTGSSATPWKSRTTEQCDSPRRSGGGAGTKHSSQPGHTAKVCVSTEQAEQNEGSGSTPDLCMLTAVEEKHKQEEARGTVHYYWGIPFCPKGVDPNQYTKVILCQLEVYQKSLKQAQRQLLHKKEFGNPVVPSSSLSQNELGKGEEISRENGVVDGTEEGDTEGQESENITWLHPSKRSEAESPGHSMEEEKNSTSDDEPTTSYCQPSQVLPAEDVPEDGEPMQIAQSISTMTPLGSKRSPDTATENSAEEEISVCPETQPSPLEAVEEERGELCSDSRGAPLQVGGDEDAGRTECSPTAAARVCCPLCDHGFPADEIEVHAMYCNGIAAPEPAQDSPVLTRRQREARNKAASGESSPPSLDIDKC, encoded by the exons CAGGAGTCAAATGAAGAGAGTGGATTGCAGAAGAAGAGAACAAAGCAGGTGGATCAAACGAAGTTTGctgctaaaagaaaaattgcac AGATGACTGAAGAGGAACAATTTGCACTGGCCCTGAAAATGAGTGAGCAAGAAGCTAGACAAGTGAACTGtcaggaagaggaagaggaggagctcTTGAGGAAGGCCATTGCTGAGAGCCTTAGT agctgtCAGCCCTCAGACTCATCGACTGCAACTCCTCAGCTGTCAGTGGAAGCACTAGATTCACAGGGCCAAAGCCAGCCTGCTGAGAAAGAAGGCTCTGAGATCCTGGGAGGCCTGGCATTCTGCCCTGACACCCCTCCCTCTGACTGCAGCTCCCACTCACAGAGCTCCAGAGCTGATGGGAATGGACAGATGGATGTCGCCCGGAGCCCCTTGGTAGTGTTGAGGAGGTTAAGCCAGGAAATCGTTGAAAGCTCACTAGTATCCAGCATAATCGTGTCTCCGGGGAAGGGCCAGCCTGTGACAAGGTCAAGTGAAAAGTCTTCATCACCAGCACAAAGTGATTCGAGTAACATGTTACCCAGCACCCTCGGAGAGGACTTCATGTCTCTGAGTCCCACCTTTGGCAAGGTGGCTCCAGGAGGCTCCTGGCGTCTGACACCTCGGAGACTGTTCAGCAGCCCCTCCAGCTCTTCTGAAGCAGCAAGCAACAAACCaaaagagcagctcctgccctgcactggcCATTCTGTGGGAGAAGCTGATACTGGGAGCTCAGCCACACCCTGGAAGAGCAGGACCACAGAACAGTGTGACAGCCCCAGGAGGAGTGGTGGAGGAGCAGGTACCAAACACAGCTCACAGCCTGGGCACACTGCCAAGGTCTGTGTTTCCACAGAGCAAGCAGAGCAGAATGAGGGGTCTGGCAGTACCCCGGATCTTTGTATGCTGACTGCAGTGGAGGAGAAGCACAAGCAGGAGGAGGCAAGAGGCACAGTGCACTATTATTGGGGCATCCCCTTCTGCCCCAAAGGGGTGGACCCCAACCAGTACACCAAAGTCATCTTGTGTCAGCTGGAGGTTTATCAGAAGAGCCTGAAGCAGGCTCAGAGGCAGCTATTGCATAAGAAGGAGTTTGGTAACCCAGTTGTGCCCAGTTCTTCCTTGAGCCAAAATGAgcttgggaaaggagaggagataAGCAGGGAGAATGGGGTTGTTGATGGTACAGAAgaaggggacacagagggacaggagtCTGAAAACATCACCTGGCTCCACCCTTCAAAGAGGAGTGAGGCAGAGAGTCCGGGGCACAGcatggaagaagagaagaacTCCACTTCTGATGATGAACCTACTACCAGCTACTGCCAG ccctcccaggtgctgcctgcagaggaTGTGCCTGAAGATGGGGAACCCATGCAAATTGCACAGAG CATCTCCACAATGACCCCACTTGGCAGTAAAAGGAGCCCAGATACTGCCACAGAAAACTCTGCTGAAGAAGAGATCTCTGTTTGCCCAG AGACACAGCCAAGTCCACTGGAAGCTGttgaggaggagagaggagagctcTGTTCAGACAGCAGAGGTGCACCTTTGCAG GTTGGTGGGGATGAAGATGCTGGCAGGACTGAGTGCAGTCCTACAGCTGCTGCCCGTGTGTGTTGCCCGCTGTGTGACCACGGCTTCCCAGCAGACGAGATCGAGGTGCACGCCATGTACTGCAACGGCATCGCGGCGCCGGAGCCTGCCCAGGACTCTCCAG tgCTCACCAGGCGTCAGAGAGAAGCAAGAAATAAAGCTGCTAGTGGTGAAAGCAGCCCACCATCGTTAGACATTGACAA GTGCTGA
- the UIMC1 gene encoding BRCA1-A complex subunit RAP80 isoform X3, which produces MPRRKKPAEGLESRGQDGEEEEEEKRNPGNAKKKRSFVDAFIVISDSDGEQESNEESGLQKKRTKQVDQTKFAAKRKIAQMTEEEQFALALKMSEQEARQVNCQEEEEEELLRKAIAESLSSCQPSDSSTATPQLSVEALDSQGQSQPAEKEGSEILGGLAFCPDTPPSDCSSHSQSSRADGNGQMDVARSPLVVLRRLSQEIVESSLVSSIIVSPGKGQPVTRSSEKSSSPAQSDSSNMLPSTLGEDFMSLSPTFGKVAPGGSWRLTPRRLFSSPSSSSEAASNKPKEQLLPCTGHSVGEADTGSSATPWKSRTTEQCDSPRRSGGGAGTKHSSQPGHTAKVCVSTEQAEQNEGSGSTPDLCMLTAVEEKHKQEEARGTVHYYWGIPFCPKGVDPNQYTKVILCQLEVYQKSLKQAQRQLLHKKEFGNPVVPSSSLSQNELGKGEEISRENGVVDGTEEGDTEGQESENITWLHPSKRSEAESPGHSMEEEKNSTSDDEPTTSYCQPSQVLPAEDVPEDGEPMQIAQSISTMTPLGSKRSPDTATENSAEEEISVCPETQPSPLEAVEEERGELCSDSRGAPLQVGGDEDAGRTECSPTAAARVCCPLCDHGFPADEIEVHAMYCNGIAAPEPAQDSPVLTRRQREARNKAASGESSPPSLDIDKCEKCYLCKSLVPLLQYQRHVDSCLQAARQAQGTRRLRRAKVLTRGLPSLD; this is translated from the exons CAGGAGTCAAATGAAGAGAGTGGATTGCAGAAGAAGAGAACAAAGCAGGTGGATCAAACGAAGTTTGctgctaaaagaaaaattgcac AGATGACTGAAGAGGAACAATTTGCACTGGCCCTGAAAATGAGTGAGCAAGAAGCTAGACAAGTGAACTGtcaggaagaggaagaggaggagctcTTGAGGAAGGCCATTGCTGAGAGCCTTAGT agctgtCAGCCCTCAGACTCATCGACTGCAACTCCTCAGCTGTCAGTGGAAGCACTAGATTCACAGGGCCAAAGCCAGCCTGCTGAGAAAGAAGGCTCTGAGATCCTGGGAGGCCTGGCATTCTGCCCTGACACCCCTCCCTCTGACTGCAGCTCCCACTCACAGAGCTCCAGAGCTGATGGGAATGGACAGATGGATGTCGCCCGGAGCCCCTTGGTAGTGTTGAGGAGGTTAAGCCAGGAAATCGTTGAAAGCTCACTAGTATCCAGCATAATCGTGTCTCCGGGGAAGGGCCAGCCTGTGACAAGGTCAAGTGAAAAGTCTTCATCACCAGCACAAAGTGATTCGAGTAACATGTTACCCAGCACCCTCGGAGAGGACTTCATGTCTCTGAGTCCCACCTTTGGCAAGGTGGCTCCAGGAGGCTCCTGGCGTCTGACACCTCGGAGACTGTTCAGCAGCCCCTCCAGCTCTTCTGAAGCAGCAAGCAACAAACCaaaagagcagctcctgccctgcactggcCATTCTGTGGGAGAAGCTGATACTGGGAGCTCAGCCACACCCTGGAAGAGCAGGACCACAGAACAGTGTGACAGCCCCAGGAGGAGTGGTGGAGGAGCAGGTACCAAACACAGCTCACAGCCTGGGCACACTGCCAAGGTCTGTGTTTCCACAGAGCAAGCAGAGCAGAATGAGGGGTCTGGCAGTACCCCGGATCTTTGTATGCTGACTGCAGTGGAGGAGAAGCACAAGCAGGAGGAGGCAAGAGGCACAGTGCACTATTATTGGGGCATCCCCTTCTGCCCCAAAGGGGTGGACCCCAACCAGTACACCAAAGTCATCTTGTGTCAGCTGGAGGTTTATCAGAAGAGCCTGAAGCAGGCTCAGAGGCAGCTATTGCATAAGAAGGAGTTTGGTAACCCAGTTGTGCCCAGTTCTTCCTTGAGCCAAAATGAgcttgggaaaggagaggagataAGCAGGGAGAATGGGGTTGTTGATGGTACAGAAgaaggggacacagagggacaggagtCTGAAAACATCACCTGGCTCCACCCTTCAAAGAGGAGTGAGGCAGAGAGTCCGGGGCACAGcatggaagaagagaagaacTCCACTTCTGATGATGAACCTACTACCAGCTACTGCCAG ccctcccaggtgctgcctgcagaggaTGTGCCTGAAGATGGGGAACCCATGCAAATTGCACAGAG CATCTCCACAATGACCCCACTTGGCAGTAAAAGGAGCCCAGATACTGCCACAGAAAACTCTGCTGAAGAAGAGATCTCTGTTTGCCCAG AGACACAGCCAAGTCCACTGGAAGCTGttgaggaggagagaggagagctcTGTTCAGACAGCAGAGGTGCACCTTTGCAG GTTGGTGGGGATGAAGATGCTGGCAGGACTGAGTGCAGTCCTACAGCTGCTGCCCGTGTGTGTTGCCCGCTGTGTGACCACGGCTTCCCAGCAGACGAGATCGAGGTGCACGCCATGTACTGCAACGGCATCGCGGCGCCGGAGCCTGCCCAGGACTCTCCAG tgCTCACCAGGCGTCAGAGAGAAGCAAGAAATAAAGCTGCTAGTGGTGAAAGCAGCCCACCATCGTTAGACATTGACAA GTGTGAGAAGTGCTACCTCTGTAAGTCACtggtgccactgctgcagtATCAGAGGCACGTGGACAGCTGCCTTCAGGCTGCTAGGCAAGCTCAGGGAACCAGGAGGCTGCGAAGAGCCAAG GTGCTGACGCGGGGACTCCCATCACTGGATTAG
- the UIMC1 gene encoding BRCA1-A complex subunit RAP80 isoform X2, whose protein sequence is MPRRKKPAEGLESRGQDGEEEEEEKRNPGNAKKKRSFVDAFIVISDSDGEESNEESGLQKKRTKQVDQTKFAAKRKIAQMTEEEQFALALKMSEQEARQVNCQEEEEEELLRKAIAESLSSCQPSDSSTATPQLSVEALDSQGQSQPAEKEGSEILGGLAFCPDTPPSDCSSHSQSSRADGNGQMDVARSPLVVLRRLSQEIVESSLVSSIIVSPGKGQPVTRSSEKSSSPAQSDSSNMLPSTLGEDFMSLSPTFGKVAPGGSWRLTPRRLFSSPSSSSEAASNKPKEQLLPCTGHSVGEADTGSSATPWKSRTTEQCDSPRRSGGGAGTKHSSQPGHTAKVCVSTEQAEQNEGSGSTPDLCMLTAVEEKHKQEEARGTVHYYWGIPFCPKGVDPNQYTKVILCQLEVYQKSLKQAQRQLLHKKEFGNPVVPSSSLSQNELGKGEEISRENGVVDGTEEGDTEGQESENITWLHPSKRSEAESPGHSMEEEKNSTSDDEPTTSYCQPSQVLPAEDVPEDGEPMQIAQSISTMTPLGSKRSPDTATENSAEEEISVCPETQPSPLEAVEEERGELCSDSRGAPLQVGGDEDAGRTECSPTAAARVCCPLCDHGFPADEIEVHAMYCNGIAAPEPAQDSPVLTRRQREARNKAASGESSPPSLDIDKCEKCYLCKSLVPLLQYQRHVDSCLQAARQAQGTRRLRRAKDTGRQERGLLRMLELSESKSEGADAGTPITGLGDQQSSPTLSAADGEPSADSPISLQHLPFHVSPAKPGISLEAVDGVVDSEPRVALPAGSQQRTKGCRRRRHKF, encoded by the exons GAGTCAAATGAAGAGAGTGGATTGCAGAAGAAGAGAACAAAGCAGGTGGATCAAACGAAGTTTGctgctaaaagaaaaattgcac AGATGACTGAAGAGGAACAATTTGCACTGGCCCTGAAAATGAGTGAGCAAGAAGCTAGACAAGTGAACTGtcaggaagaggaagaggaggagctcTTGAGGAAGGCCATTGCTGAGAGCCTTAGT agctgtCAGCCCTCAGACTCATCGACTGCAACTCCTCAGCTGTCAGTGGAAGCACTAGATTCACAGGGCCAAAGCCAGCCTGCTGAGAAAGAAGGCTCTGAGATCCTGGGAGGCCTGGCATTCTGCCCTGACACCCCTCCCTCTGACTGCAGCTCCCACTCACAGAGCTCCAGAGCTGATGGGAATGGACAGATGGATGTCGCCCGGAGCCCCTTGGTAGTGTTGAGGAGGTTAAGCCAGGAAATCGTTGAAAGCTCACTAGTATCCAGCATAATCGTGTCTCCGGGGAAGGGCCAGCCTGTGACAAGGTCAAGTGAAAAGTCTTCATCACCAGCACAAAGTGATTCGAGTAACATGTTACCCAGCACCCTCGGAGAGGACTTCATGTCTCTGAGTCCCACCTTTGGCAAGGTGGCTCCAGGAGGCTCCTGGCGTCTGACACCTCGGAGACTGTTCAGCAGCCCCTCCAGCTCTTCTGAAGCAGCAAGCAACAAACCaaaagagcagctcctgccctgcactggcCATTCTGTGGGAGAAGCTGATACTGGGAGCTCAGCCACACCCTGGAAGAGCAGGACCACAGAACAGTGTGACAGCCCCAGGAGGAGTGGTGGAGGAGCAGGTACCAAACACAGCTCACAGCCTGGGCACACTGCCAAGGTCTGTGTTTCCACAGAGCAAGCAGAGCAGAATGAGGGGTCTGGCAGTACCCCGGATCTTTGTATGCTGACTGCAGTGGAGGAGAAGCACAAGCAGGAGGAGGCAAGAGGCACAGTGCACTATTATTGGGGCATCCCCTTCTGCCCCAAAGGGGTGGACCCCAACCAGTACACCAAAGTCATCTTGTGTCAGCTGGAGGTTTATCAGAAGAGCCTGAAGCAGGCTCAGAGGCAGCTATTGCATAAGAAGGAGTTTGGTAACCCAGTTGTGCCCAGTTCTTCCTTGAGCCAAAATGAgcttgggaaaggagaggagataAGCAGGGAGAATGGGGTTGTTGATGGTACAGAAgaaggggacacagagggacaggagtCTGAAAACATCACCTGGCTCCACCCTTCAAAGAGGAGTGAGGCAGAGAGTCCGGGGCACAGcatggaagaagagaagaacTCCACTTCTGATGATGAACCTACTACCAGCTACTGCCAG ccctcccaggtgctgcctgcagaggaTGTGCCTGAAGATGGGGAACCCATGCAAATTGCACAGAG CATCTCCACAATGACCCCACTTGGCAGTAAAAGGAGCCCAGATACTGCCACAGAAAACTCTGCTGAAGAAGAGATCTCTGTTTGCCCAG AGACACAGCCAAGTCCACTGGAAGCTGttgaggaggagagaggagagctcTGTTCAGACAGCAGAGGTGCACCTTTGCAG GTTGGTGGGGATGAAGATGCTGGCAGGACTGAGTGCAGTCCTACAGCTGCTGCCCGTGTGTGTTGCCCGCTGTGTGACCACGGCTTCCCAGCAGACGAGATCGAGGTGCACGCCATGTACTGCAACGGCATCGCGGCGCCGGAGCCTGCCCAGGACTCTCCAG tgCTCACCAGGCGTCAGAGAGAAGCAAGAAATAAAGCTGCTAGTGGTGAAAGCAGCCCACCATCGTTAGACATTGACAA GTGTGAGAAGTGCTACCTCTGTAAGTCACtggtgccactgctgcagtATCAGAGGCACGTGGACAGCTGCCTTCAGGCTGCTAGGCAAGCTCAGGGAACCAGGAGGCTGCGAAGAGCCAAG GACACCggaaggcaggagagaggaCTCCTCAGGATGCTGGAGCTCTCGGAGAGCAAGTCTGAAG GTGCTGACGCGGGGACTCCCATCACTGGATTAGGAGACCAACAGTCCTCTCCCACACTCTCAGCTGCTGATGGGGAGCCATCGGCAGACAGCCCCATCTCCCTCCAGCACCTTCCTTTCCATGTCTCCCCTGCGAAACCCGGCATCTCCTTGGAAGCTGTGGACGGTGTGGTGGACTCAGAGCCACGCGTGGCTCTCCCCGCAGGCAGCCAGCAACGGACCAAAGGCTGCCGCCGGAGAAGGCACAAGTTCTGA
- the UIMC1 gene encoding BRCA1-A complex subunit RAP80 isoform X4, translating to MPRRKKPAEGLESRGQDGEEEEEEKRNPGNAKKKRSFVDAFIVISDSDGEQESNEESGLQKKRTKQVDQTKFAAKRKIAQMTEEEQFALALKMSEQEARQVNCQEEEEEELLRKAIAESLSSCQPSDSSTATPQLSVEALDSQGQSQPAEKEGSEILGGLAFCPDTPPSDCSSHSQSSRADGNGQMDVARSPLVVLRRLSQEIVESSLVSSIIVSPGKGQPVTRSSEKSSSPAQSDSSNMLPSTLGEDFMSLSPTFGKVAPGGSWRLTPRRLFSSPSSSSEAASNKPKEQLLPCTGHSVGEADTGSSATPWKSRTTEQCDSPRRSGGGAGTKHSSQPGHTAKVCVSTEQAEQNEGSGSTPDLCMLTAVEEKHKQEEARGTVHYYWGIPFCPKGVDPNQYTKVILCQLEVYQKSLKQAQRQLLHKKEFGNPVVPSSSLSQNELGKGEEISRENGVVDGTEEGDTEGQESENITWLHPSKRSEAESPGHSMEEEKNSTSDDEPTTSYCQPSQVLPAEDVPEDGEPMQIAQSISTMTPLGSKRSPDTATENSAEEEISVCPETQPSPLEAVEEERGELCSDSRGAPLQVGGDEDAGRTECSPTAAARVCCPLCDHGFPADEIEVHAMYCNGIAAPEPAQDSPVLTRRQREARNKAASGESSPPSLDIDKTPEGRREDSSGCWSSRRASLKVLTRGLPSLD from the exons CAGGAGTCAAATGAAGAGAGTGGATTGCAGAAGAAGAGAACAAAGCAGGTGGATCAAACGAAGTTTGctgctaaaagaaaaattgcac AGATGACTGAAGAGGAACAATTTGCACTGGCCCTGAAAATGAGTGAGCAAGAAGCTAGACAAGTGAACTGtcaggaagaggaagaggaggagctcTTGAGGAAGGCCATTGCTGAGAGCCTTAGT agctgtCAGCCCTCAGACTCATCGACTGCAACTCCTCAGCTGTCAGTGGAAGCACTAGATTCACAGGGCCAAAGCCAGCCTGCTGAGAAAGAAGGCTCTGAGATCCTGGGAGGCCTGGCATTCTGCCCTGACACCCCTCCCTCTGACTGCAGCTCCCACTCACAGAGCTCCAGAGCTGATGGGAATGGACAGATGGATGTCGCCCGGAGCCCCTTGGTAGTGTTGAGGAGGTTAAGCCAGGAAATCGTTGAAAGCTCACTAGTATCCAGCATAATCGTGTCTCCGGGGAAGGGCCAGCCTGTGACAAGGTCAAGTGAAAAGTCTTCATCACCAGCACAAAGTGATTCGAGTAACATGTTACCCAGCACCCTCGGAGAGGACTTCATGTCTCTGAGTCCCACCTTTGGCAAGGTGGCTCCAGGAGGCTCCTGGCGTCTGACACCTCGGAGACTGTTCAGCAGCCCCTCCAGCTCTTCTGAAGCAGCAAGCAACAAACCaaaagagcagctcctgccctgcactggcCATTCTGTGGGAGAAGCTGATACTGGGAGCTCAGCCACACCCTGGAAGAGCAGGACCACAGAACAGTGTGACAGCCCCAGGAGGAGTGGTGGAGGAGCAGGTACCAAACACAGCTCACAGCCTGGGCACACTGCCAAGGTCTGTGTTTCCACAGAGCAAGCAGAGCAGAATGAGGGGTCTGGCAGTACCCCGGATCTTTGTATGCTGACTGCAGTGGAGGAGAAGCACAAGCAGGAGGAGGCAAGAGGCACAGTGCACTATTATTGGGGCATCCCCTTCTGCCCCAAAGGGGTGGACCCCAACCAGTACACCAAAGTCATCTTGTGTCAGCTGGAGGTTTATCAGAAGAGCCTGAAGCAGGCTCAGAGGCAGCTATTGCATAAGAAGGAGTTTGGTAACCCAGTTGTGCCCAGTTCTTCCTTGAGCCAAAATGAgcttgggaaaggagaggagataAGCAGGGAGAATGGGGTTGTTGATGGTACAGAAgaaggggacacagagggacaggagtCTGAAAACATCACCTGGCTCCACCCTTCAAAGAGGAGTGAGGCAGAGAGTCCGGGGCACAGcatggaagaagagaagaacTCCACTTCTGATGATGAACCTACTACCAGCTACTGCCAG ccctcccaggtgctgcctgcagaggaTGTGCCTGAAGATGGGGAACCCATGCAAATTGCACAGAG CATCTCCACAATGACCCCACTTGGCAGTAAAAGGAGCCCAGATACTGCCACAGAAAACTCTGCTGAAGAAGAGATCTCTGTTTGCCCAG AGACACAGCCAAGTCCACTGGAAGCTGttgaggaggagagaggagagctcTGTTCAGACAGCAGAGGTGCACCTTTGCAG GTTGGTGGGGATGAAGATGCTGGCAGGACTGAGTGCAGTCCTACAGCTGCTGCCCGTGTGTGTTGCCCGCTGTGTGACCACGGCTTCCCAGCAGACGAGATCGAGGTGCACGCCATGTACTGCAACGGCATCGCGGCGCCGGAGCCTGCCCAGGACTCTCCAG tgCTCACCAGGCGTCAGAGAGAAGCAAGAAATAAAGCTGCTAGTGGTGAAAGCAGCCCACCATCGTTAGACATTGACAA GACACCggaaggcaggagagaggaCTCCTCAGGATGCTGGAGCTCTCGGAGAGCAAGTCTGAAG GTGCTGACGCGGGGACTCCCATCACTGGATTAG
- the UIMC1 gene encoding BRCA1-A complex subunit RAP80 isoform X1 produces MPRRKKPAEGLESRGQDGEEEEEEKRNPGNAKKKRSFVDAFIVISDSDGEQESNEESGLQKKRTKQVDQTKFAAKRKIAQMTEEEQFALALKMSEQEARQVNCQEEEEEELLRKAIAESLSSCQPSDSSTATPQLSVEALDSQGQSQPAEKEGSEILGGLAFCPDTPPSDCSSHSQSSRADGNGQMDVARSPLVVLRRLSQEIVESSLVSSIIVSPGKGQPVTRSSEKSSSPAQSDSSNMLPSTLGEDFMSLSPTFGKVAPGGSWRLTPRRLFSSPSSSSEAASNKPKEQLLPCTGHSVGEADTGSSATPWKSRTTEQCDSPRRSGGGAGTKHSSQPGHTAKVCVSTEQAEQNEGSGSTPDLCMLTAVEEKHKQEEARGTVHYYWGIPFCPKGVDPNQYTKVILCQLEVYQKSLKQAQRQLLHKKEFGNPVVPSSSLSQNELGKGEEISRENGVVDGTEEGDTEGQESENITWLHPSKRSEAESPGHSMEEEKNSTSDDEPTTSYCQPSQVLPAEDVPEDGEPMQIAQSISTMTPLGSKRSPDTATENSAEEEISVCPETQPSPLEAVEEERGELCSDSRGAPLQVGGDEDAGRTECSPTAAARVCCPLCDHGFPADEIEVHAMYCNGIAAPEPAQDSPVLTRRQREARNKAASGESSPPSLDIDKCEKCYLCKSLVPLLQYQRHVDSCLQAARQAQGTRRLRRAKDTGRQERGLLRMLELSESKSEGADAGTPITGLGDQQSSPTLSAADGEPSADSPISLQHLPFHVSPAKPGISLEAVDGVVDSEPRVALPAGSQQRTKGCRRRRHKF; encoded by the exons CAGGAGTCAAATGAAGAGAGTGGATTGCAGAAGAAGAGAACAAAGCAGGTGGATCAAACGAAGTTTGctgctaaaagaaaaattgcac AGATGACTGAAGAGGAACAATTTGCACTGGCCCTGAAAATGAGTGAGCAAGAAGCTAGACAAGTGAACTGtcaggaagaggaagaggaggagctcTTGAGGAAGGCCATTGCTGAGAGCCTTAGT agctgtCAGCCCTCAGACTCATCGACTGCAACTCCTCAGCTGTCAGTGGAAGCACTAGATTCACAGGGCCAAAGCCAGCCTGCTGAGAAAGAAGGCTCTGAGATCCTGGGAGGCCTGGCATTCTGCCCTGACACCCCTCCCTCTGACTGCAGCTCCCACTCACAGAGCTCCAGAGCTGATGGGAATGGACAGATGGATGTCGCCCGGAGCCCCTTGGTAGTGTTGAGGAGGTTAAGCCAGGAAATCGTTGAAAGCTCACTAGTATCCAGCATAATCGTGTCTCCGGGGAAGGGCCAGCCTGTGACAAGGTCAAGTGAAAAGTCTTCATCACCAGCACAAAGTGATTCGAGTAACATGTTACCCAGCACCCTCGGAGAGGACTTCATGTCTCTGAGTCCCACCTTTGGCAAGGTGGCTCCAGGAGGCTCCTGGCGTCTGACACCTCGGAGACTGTTCAGCAGCCCCTCCAGCTCTTCTGAAGCAGCAAGCAACAAACCaaaagagcagctcctgccctgcactggcCATTCTGTGGGAGAAGCTGATACTGGGAGCTCAGCCACACCCTGGAAGAGCAGGACCACAGAACAGTGTGACAGCCCCAGGAGGAGTGGTGGAGGAGCAGGTACCAAACACAGCTCACAGCCTGGGCACACTGCCAAGGTCTGTGTTTCCACAGAGCAAGCAGAGCAGAATGAGGGGTCTGGCAGTACCCCGGATCTTTGTATGCTGACTGCAGTGGAGGAGAAGCACAAGCAGGAGGAGGCAAGAGGCACAGTGCACTATTATTGGGGCATCCCCTTCTGCCCCAAAGGGGTGGACCCCAACCAGTACACCAAAGTCATCTTGTGTCAGCTGGAGGTTTATCAGAAGAGCCTGAAGCAGGCTCAGAGGCAGCTATTGCATAAGAAGGAGTTTGGTAACCCAGTTGTGCCCAGTTCTTCCTTGAGCCAAAATGAgcttgggaaaggagaggagataAGCAGGGAGAATGGGGTTGTTGATGGTACAGAAgaaggggacacagagggacaggagtCTGAAAACATCACCTGGCTCCACCCTTCAAAGAGGAGTGAGGCAGAGAGTCCGGGGCACAGcatggaagaagagaagaacTCCACTTCTGATGATGAACCTACTACCAGCTACTGCCAG ccctcccaggtgctgcctgcagaggaTGTGCCTGAAGATGGGGAACCCATGCAAATTGCACAGAG CATCTCCACAATGACCCCACTTGGCAGTAAAAGGAGCCCAGATACTGCCACAGAAAACTCTGCTGAAGAAGAGATCTCTGTTTGCCCAG AGACACAGCCAAGTCCACTGGAAGCTGttgaggaggagagaggagagctcTGTTCAGACAGCAGAGGTGCACCTTTGCAG GTTGGTGGGGATGAAGATGCTGGCAGGACTGAGTGCAGTCCTACAGCTGCTGCCCGTGTGTGTTGCCCGCTGTGTGACCACGGCTTCCCAGCAGACGAGATCGAGGTGCACGCCATGTACTGCAACGGCATCGCGGCGCCGGAGCCTGCCCAGGACTCTCCAG tgCTCACCAGGCGTCAGAGAGAAGCAAGAAATAAAGCTGCTAGTGGTGAAAGCAGCCCACCATCGTTAGACATTGACAA GTGTGAGAAGTGCTACCTCTGTAAGTCACtggtgccactgctgcagtATCAGAGGCACGTGGACAGCTGCCTTCAGGCTGCTAGGCAAGCTCAGGGAACCAGGAGGCTGCGAAGAGCCAAG GACACCggaaggcaggagagaggaCTCCTCAGGATGCTGGAGCTCTCGGAGAGCAAGTCTGAAG GTGCTGACGCGGGGACTCCCATCACTGGATTAGGAGACCAACAGTCCTCTCCCACACTCTCAGCTGCTGATGGGGAGCCATCGGCAGACAGCCCCATCTCCCTCCAGCACCTTCCTTTCCATGTCTCCCCTGCGAAACCCGGCATCTCCTTGGAAGCTGTGGACGGTGTGGTGGACTCAGAGCCACGCGTGGCTCTCCCCGCAGGCAGCCAGCAACGGACCAAAGGCTGCCGCCGGAGAAGGCACAAGTTCTGA